A section of the Streptomyces sp. V3I8 genome encodes:
- a CDS encoding integration host factor — MALPPLTPEQRAAALEKAAAARRERAEVKNRLKHSGASLHEVIKQGQENDVIGKMKVSALLESLPGVGKVRAKQIMERLGISESRRVRGLGSNQIASLEREFGGGAA, encoded by the coding sequence GTGGCTCTTCCGCCCCTTACCCCTGAACAGCGCGCAGCCGCGCTCGAAAAGGCCGCCGCGGCTCGCCGGGAGCGGGCCGAGGTCAAGAATCGACTCAAGCACTCCGGCGCCTCCCTCCACGAGGTCATCAAGCAGGGTCAGGAGAACGACGTCATCGGCAAGATGAAGGTCTCCGCTCTCCTGGAGTCCCTGCCGGGCGTGGGCAAGGTCCGCGCCAAGCAGATCATGGAGCGGCTCGGGATCTCCGAGAGCCGCCGGGTGCGGGGTCTCGGCTCCAACCAGATCGCCTCTTTGGAGCGCGAGTTCGGCGGCGGTGCTGCCTGA
- the pyrF gene encoding orotidine-5'-phosphate decarboxylase — MSPEPFGARLRRAMDERGPLCVGIDPHASLLADWGLNDDVAGLERFSRTVVEALADRVAVLKPQSAFFERFGSRGVAVLEKSVAQARAAGALVVMDAKRGDIGSTMAAYAAAFLAEGSPLFCDALTVSPYLGYGSLKPAVELARESGAGLFVLALTSNPEGAEVQHAVRPGGGASRNVGATMLAHLAEENAGQTPLGSFGAVVGATLGDLASYDLDINGPLLAPGIGAQGATPADLPRVFGAAVRQVVPNVSRGVLRHGPDIGALRASSDLYAAQIRAAVGEA, encoded by the coding sequence ATGAGCCCGGAACCCTTCGGCGCCCGCCTGCGCCGCGCCATGGACGAGCGGGGCCCCCTGTGTGTCGGCATCGACCCGCACGCCTCGCTGCTGGCCGACTGGGGCCTGAACGACGACGTGGCGGGCCTGGAGCGCTTCAGCCGCACCGTCGTGGAGGCGCTGGCCGACCGGGTCGCCGTACTGAAGCCGCAGAGCGCGTTCTTCGAGCGCTTCGGGTCCCGCGGCGTCGCCGTGCTGGAGAAGTCGGTGGCGCAGGCGCGCGCGGCCGGGGCGCTGGTCGTCATGGACGCCAAGCGCGGTGACATCGGCTCGACGATGGCGGCGTACGCCGCCGCCTTCCTGGCGGAGGGCTCGCCGCTCTTCTGCGACGCGCTCACCGTCTCGCCGTACCTCGGCTACGGATCCCTGAAGCCGGCGGTCGAGCTGGCCCGGGAGAGCGGCGCCGGGCTGTTCGTGCTGGCGCTGACCTCCAACCCGGAGGGCGCCGAGGTGCAGCACGCGGTGCGCCCCGGGGGCGGCGCGTCGCGGAACGTGGGCGCGACCATGCTGGCGCACCTCGCCGAGGAGAACGCCGGACAGACCCCGCTGGGCTCCTTCGGGGCGGTCGTCGGCGCCACACTCGGCGATCTGGCCTCCTACGACCTCGACATCAACGGCCCGCTCCTCGCTCCGGGGATCGGCGCCCAGGGCGCGACCCCGGCCGACCTCCCGCGGGTCTTCGGGGCGGCGGTGCGCCAAGTGGTGCCGAACGTCAGCCGGGGCGTCCTGCGGCACGGACCCGACATCGGCGCACTACGCGCGTCATCCGATCTCTACGCGGCGCAGATCCGGGCGGCGGTGGGGGAGGCCTGA
- the gmk gene encoding guanylate kinase: MAATPRGTSPVPPDARPRLTVLSGPSGVGKSTVVAHMRKEHPEVWLSVSATTRRPRPGEKHGIHYFFVSDEEMDKLIANGELLEWAEFAGNRYGTPRDAVIERLESGEPVLLEIDLQGARQVRESMSDALLVFLAPPSWEELVRRLTGRGTEPPEVIERRLQAAKIELAAEPEFDTTLVNTSVEDVARELLALMEVV; this comes from the coding sequence ATGGCAGCAACACCCCGGGGGACGTCCCCCGTACCCCCGGACGCACGTCCGCGGCTGACCGTGCTCTCCGGCCCCTCCGGGGTCGGCAAGAGCACGGTCGTCGCTCATATGCGCAAGGAGCACCCCGAGGTCTGGCTCTCGGTGTCGGCGACGACCCGCAGACCGCGCCCCGGTGAGAAGCACGGCATCCACTACTTCTTCGTCAGCGACGAGGAGATGGACAAGCTGATCGCCAACGGCGAACTGCTCGAATGGGCCGAGTTCGCGGGCAACCGCTACGGGACGCCCCGCGACGCCGTGATCGAGCGGCTGGAGTCGGGCGAGCCGGTCCTCCTGGAGATCGACCTCCAGGGAGCCCGGCAGGTCCGCGAGTCGATGTCCGACGCCCTGCTGGTGTTCCTGGCTCCGCCCTCCTGGGAGGAGCTGGTGCGCAGACTCACCGGGCGGGGTACCGAACCGCCCGAGGTCATCGAGCGCCGGCTGCAGGCCGCCAAGATCGAACTGGCGGCCGAGCCGGAGTTCGACACGACCCTGGTCAACACCTCCGTCGAGGACGTGGCTCGCGAGCTGCTAGCCTTGATGGAAGTTGTCTGA
- the rpoZ gene encoding DNA-directed RNA polymerase subunit omega, producing the protein MSSSITTPEGIINPPIDELLEATDSKYSLVIYAAKRARQINAYYSQLGEGLLEYVGPLVDTHVHEKPLSIALREINAGLLTSEAIEGPAQ; encoded by the coding sequence GTGTCCTCTTCCATCACCACGCCCGAGGGCATCATCAACCCTCCGATCGACGAGCTCCTCGAGGCAACCGACTCGAAGTACAGCCTGGTGATCTACGCGGCCAAGCGTGCCCGCCAGATCAATGCGTACTACTCGCAGCTCGGTGAGGGTCTCCTCGAGTACGTCGGTCCCCTCGTCGACACGCACGTCCACGAGAAGCCGCTGTCGATCGCCCTCCGGGAGATCAACGCGGGCCTGCTGACGTCGGAGGCCATCGAGGGCCCGGCCCAGTAG
- a CDS encoding quinone-dependent dihydroorotate dehydrogenase: protein MYKLFFRLAFRRMDPEQAHHLAFRWIRLAARVPVLRTFAAAVLAPRYEELRTEAFGLRMHGPFGLAAGFDKNAVAVDGLSMLGFDHVEIGTVTGEAQPGNPVKRLFRLLPDRALINRMGFNNEGSAAVAERLRTRTPVFRTVVGVNIGKTKAVPEAEAAADYVKSTERLAPYADYLVVNVSSPNTPGLRNLQATESLRPLLTAVREAADRTVTTRRVPLLVKIAPDLADEDVDAVADLAVELGLDGVIATNTTVARQELGLRSDASLVAETGGLSGAPLKARSLEVLRRLYARVGDRITLVGVGGVENAEDAWQRILAGATLVQGYSAFVYEGPFWARGIHKGLAARLRTSPYATLADAVGADVRKTTV, encoded by the coding sequence ATGTACAAGCTCTTCTTCCGGCTCGCGTTCCGGCGTATGGACCCCGAGCAGGCCCACCACCTCGCCTTCCGCTGGATCCGGCTCGCCGCGCGCGTCCCCGTCCTGCGGACCTTCGCCGCCGCGGTGCTCGCGCCCCGGTACGAGGAACTGCGCACCGAGGCGTTCGGGCTGCGCATGCACGGGCCGTTCGGGCTCGCGGCCGGCTTCGACAAGAACGCGGTCGCCGTCGACGGCCTGTCGATGCTCGGCTTCGACCACGTCGAGATCGGCACGGTCACCGGGGAGGCGCAGCCGGGCAACCCCGTGAAGCGCCTGTTCCGCCTTCTGCCGGACCGCGCGCTGATCAACCGCATGGGATTCAACAACGAGGGTTCCGCGGCCGTGGCGGAGCGCCTGAGGACCCGTACGCCCGTCTTCCGGACGGTCGTGGGCGTCAACATCGGCAAGACCAAGGCCGTCCCGGAGGCCGAGGCCGCCGCCGACTACGTGAAGTCCACCGAGCGGCTGGCCCCGTACGCCGACTACCTCGTGGTCAACGTCAGCTCGCCGAACACGCCCGGACTGCGCAACCTCCAGGCCACCGAGTCGCTGCGGCCGCTGCTGACCGCCGTCCGCGAGGCCGCCGACCGGACCGTCACCACGCGCCGTGTACCGCTGCTCGTGAAGATCGCGCCGGACCTCGCGGACGAGGACGTCGACGCCGTCGCCGACCTCGCCGTCGAGCTCGGCCTGGACGGCGTCATCGCCACGAACACCACCGTCGCGCGCCAGGAGCTGGGCCTGCGCTCGGACGCCTCGCTCGTCGCCGAGACCGGCGGGCTGTCCGGCGCACCGCTCAAGGCACGCTCCCTGGAGGTGCTGAGGCGCCTGTACGCGCGCGTGGGGGACCGGATCACCCTGGTGGGCGTGGGCGGCGTCGAGAACGCCGAGGACGCCTGGCAGCGCATCCTGGCCGGCGCCACGCTGGTCCAGGGCTACAGCGCCTTCGTCTACGAGGGCCCCTTCTGGGCGCGCGGCATCCACAAGGGTCTCGCCGCCCGCCTGCGCACCAGCCCGTACGCCACCCTCGCCGACGCGGTCGGCGCCGACGTGAGGAAGACGACGGTATGA
- the metK gene encoding methionine adenosyltransferase: MSRRLFTSESVTEGHPDKIADQISDTILDALLREDPRSRVAVETLITTGLVHVAGEVTTKAYAPIAQLVRDKILEIGYDSSKKGFDGASCGVSVSIGSQSPDIAQGVDTAYEKRVEGDEDELDKQGAGDQGLMFGYATDETPELMPLPIHLAHRLARRLSEVRKNGTIPYLRPDGKTQVTIEYDGDKAVRLDTVVVSSQHASDIDLDSLLAPDIREFVVEPELKALLDDGIKLETEGYRLLVNPTGRFEIGGPMGDAGLTGRKIIIDTYGGMARHGGGAFSGKDPSKVDRSAAYAMRWVAKNVVAAGLASRCEVQVAYAIGKAEPVGLFVETFGTAKIDAERIETAITEVFDLRPAAIIRDLDLLRPIYAQTAAYGHFGRALPEFTWEKTDRVDALRKAAGL, from the coding sequence GTGTCCCGTCGCCTGTTCACCTCGGAGTCCGTGACCGAGGGTCACCCCGACAAGATCGCTGACCAGATCAGCGACACCATCCTCGATGCACTTCTGCGTGAGGACCCGAGGTCCCGGGTCGCCGTCGAGACCCTGATCACGACCGGTCTCGTACACGTGGCCGGCGAGGTCACGACGAAGGCCTACGCGCCGATCGCCCAGCTCGTGCGCGACAAGATCCTCGAGATCGGCTACGACTCCTCGAAGAAGGGCTTCGACGGGGCGTCCTGCGGCGTGTCCGTGTCGATCGGCTCCCAGTCCCCCGACATCGCGCAGGGTGTCGACACCGCGTACGAGAAGCGGGTCGAGGGCGACGAGGACGAGCTCGACAAGCAGGGTGCCGGAGACCAGGGCCTGATGTTCGGCTACGCGACGGACGAGACCCCGGAGCTCATGCCGCTCCCGATCCACCTCGCCCACCGCCTCGCGCGCCGCCTCTCCGAGGTCCGCAAGAACGGTACGATCCCCTACCTGCGTCCCGACGGAAAGACCCAGGTCACCATCGAGTACGACGGTGACAAGGCGGTCCGCCTGGACACCGTCGTCGTCTCCTCGCAGCACGCGTCGGACATCGACCTGGACTCGCTGCTGGCGCCCGACATCCGCGAGTTCGTGGTGGAGCCCGAGCTGAAGGCGCTCCTGGACGACGGCATCAAGCTGGAGACCGAGGGCTACCGGCTGCTGGTCAACCCGACCGGCCGTTTCGAGATCGGCGGCCCGATGGGCGACGCCGGCCTGACCGGCCGCAAGATCATCATCGACACGTACGGCGGCATGGCCCGCCACGGCGGCGGCGCGTTCTCCGGCAAGGACCCGTCCAAGGTCGACCGTTCCGCCGCGTACGCCATGCGCTGGGTCGCCAAGAACGTCGTCGCGGCGGGCCTCGCCTCCCGCTGCGAGGTCCAGGTCGCCTACGCGATCGGCAAGGCCGAGCCCGTCGGGCTCTTCGTCGAGACCTTCGGCACCGCGAAGATCGACGCGGAGAGGATCGAGACGGCGATCACCGAGGTCTTCGACCTCCGCCCGGCCGCGATCATCCGCGACCTCGACCTGCTGCGCCCGATCTACGCCCAGACCGCCGCGTACGGCCACTTCGGCCGCGCGCTCCCCGAGTTCACCTGGGAGAAGACGGACCGGGTGGACGCACTGCGCAAGGCGGCAGGGCTCTAG
- the coaBC gene encoding bifunctional phosphopantothenoylcysteine decarboxylase/phosphopantothenate--cysteine ligase CoaBC — protein MDKPKVVLGVSGGIAAYKACELLRRLTESGHDVRVVPTQSALHFVGAATWSALSGHPVSTEVWTDVHEVPHVRIGQRADLVVVAPATTDLLAKAAHGLADDLLTNTLLTARCPVVFAPAMHTEMWEHPATRENVATLRRRGAVVIEPAVGRLTGADTGKGRLPDPAEIFETCRRVLARGVTGPDLAGRHVVVSAGGTREPLDPVRFLGNRSSGKQGYALARTAAARGARVTLIAANTAMPDPAGVDVVRVGTAVQLREAVLKAAPDADAVVMAAAVADFRPAQYATGKIKKKDGQEPEPIVLVRNPDILAEIAKDRAREGQVVVGFAAETDDVLANGRTKLRRKGCDLLVVNEVGERKTFGSEENEAVVLGADGSETPVPHGPKEALAEIVWDLVEHRLSRAAGSLESH, from the coding sequence GTGGACAAGCCGAAGGTCGTGCTGGGAGTCAGCGGTGGCATCGCCGCCTACAAAGCGTGCGAGCTGCTGCGCCGCCTGACCGAGTCCGGGCACGACGTCCGTGTCGTGCCGACGCAGTCCGCACTGCACTTCGTCGGCGCCGCCACCTGGTCCGCCCTCTCCGGGCACCCCGTCTCGACCGAGGTCTGGACGGACGTCCACGAGGTGCCGCACGTACGGATCGGCCAGCGGGCCGACCTCGTCGTCGTCGCGCCCGCCACCACCGACCTGCTGGCGAAGGCGGCCCACGGGCTGGCCGACGACCTCCTCACCAACACCCTGCTCACCGCCCGCTGCCCGGTCGTCTTCGCGCCCGCCATGCACACCGAGATGTGGGAGCACCCGGCCACCCGGGAGAACGTGGCGACGCTGCGCCGCCGGGGCGCCGTCGTCATCGAGCCCGCCGTGGGCCGGCTGACCGGCGCGGACACCGGCAAGGGACGGCTGCCCGACCCCGCCGAGATCTTCGAGACCTGCCGCCGGGTGCTCGCACGGGGCGTGACCGGGCCGGACCTCGCCGGCCGGCACGTCGTCGTCAGCGCGGGCGGCACGCGCGAGCCGCTCGACCCGGTCCGCTTCCTCGGCAACCGCTCCTCCGGGAAGCAGGGGTACGCCCTCGCGCGCACCGCGGCCGCCCGGGGCGCCCGGGTCACGCTGATCGCCGCGAACACCGCGATGCCGGATCCGGCGGGCGTCGACGTCGTCCGGGTCGGCACCGCCGTGCAGCTGCGCGAGGCCGTGCTCAAGGCGGCCCCCGACGCCGACGCCGTGGTGATGGCGGCGGCCGTGGCCGACTTCCGCCCTGCGCAGTACGCGACGGGGAAGATCAAGAAGAAGGACGGACAGGAACCGGAGCCGATCGTTCTCGTCCGCAACCCCGACATCCTCGCGGAGATCGCGAAGGACCGCGCCCGGGAGGGACAGGTGGTCGTCGGTTTCGCCGCCGAGACGGACGACGTGCTGGCCAACGGCCGGACCAAGCTCCGGCGCAAGGGCTGCGACCTCCTCGTCGTCAACGAGGTCGGGGAGCGCAAGACCTTCGGCTCCGAGGAGAACGAGGCGGTCGTGCTGGGCGCCGACGGCAGCGAGACCCCGGTGCCCCACGGTCCCAAGGAGGCGCTGGCCGAAATCGTGTGGGACCTGGTGGAGCACCGCTTGAGCCGAGCTGCTGGTTCGCTCGAGTCACACTGA
- the carB gene encoding carbamoyl-phosphate synthase large subunit — translation MPKRSDIQSVLVIGSGPIVIGQAAEFDYSGTQACRVLKAEGLRVILVNSNPATIMTDPEIADATYVEPITPEFVEKIIAKERPDALLPTLGGQTALNTAISMHEQGVLEKYGVELIGANVEAINKGEDRDLFKGVVEAVREKIGHGESARSVICHSMDDVLKGVDTLGGYPVVVRPSFTMGGAGSGFAHDEEELRRIAGQGLTLSPTTEVLLEESILGWKEYELELMRDRNDNVVVVCSIENFDPMGVHTGDSITVAPAMTLTDREYQRLRDIGIAIIREVGVDTGGCNIQFAVDPADGRIIVIEMNPRVSRSSALASKATGFPIAKIAAKLAVGYTLDEIPNDITEKTPASFEPTLDYVVVKAPRFAFEKFPSADSTLTTTMKSVGEAMAIGRNFTEALQKALRSLEKKGSQFTFVGDPGDKAALLAEAVRPTDGRINSVMQAIRAGATPEEIFDATKIDPWFVDQLFLLKEVADELAAADKLEPELLAEAKRHGFSDVQIGEIRGLREDVVREVRHALGVRPVYKTVDTCAAEFAAKTPYFYSSYDEESEVAPREKAAVIILGSGPNRIGQGIEFDYSCVHASFALSDAGYETVMVNCNPETVSTDYDTSDRLYFEPLTLEDVLEIVHAETLAGPIAGVIVQLGGQTPLGLAQALKDNGVPVVGTPPEAIHAAEDRGAFGQVLAEAGLPAPKHGTATTFAGAKAIADEIGYPVLVRPSYVLGGRGMEIVYDETRLASYIAESTEISPSRPVLVDRFLDDAIEIDVDALYDGHELYLGGVMEHIEEAGIHSGDSACALPPITLGGFDIKRLRTSTEAIAKGVGVRGLINIQFAMAGDILYVLEANPRASRTVPFTSKATAVPLAKAAARISLGATVAELRAEGLLPAVGDGGELPMDAPISVKEAVMPWSRFRDVHGRGVDTILGPEMRSTGEVMGIDSVFGTAYAKSQAAAYGPLPTKGRAFISVANRDKRSMIFPARELVAHGFELFATSGTAEVLRRNGINATVVRKQSEGVGPNGEKTIVQLIHEGGVDLIVNTPYGTGGRLDGYDIRTAAVARSVPCLTTVQALAAAVQGIDALNGGDVGVRSLQEHAEHLTAARG, via the coding sequence GTGCCTAAGCGCTCCGATATCCAGTCCGTCCTGGTCATCGGCTCCGGCCCGATCGTCATCGGCCAGGCCGCCGAGTTCGACTACTCAGGCACCCAGGCCTGCCGCGTCCTCAAGGCCGAGGGACTGCGGGTGATCCTGGTCAACTCCAACCCGGCGACGATCATGACCGACCCGGAGATCGCCGACGCCACGTACGTCGAGCCGATCACCCCGGAGTTCGTCGAGAAGATCATCGCCAAGGAGCGGCCCGACGCCCTGCTGCCGACGCTCGGCGGCCAGACCGCCCTCAACACCGCGATCTCCATGCACGAGCAGGGGGTGCTGGAGAAGTACGGCGTCGAGCTGATCGGCGCCAACGTCGAGGCGATCAACAAGGGCGAGGACCGCGACCTCTTCAAGGGCGTCGTCGAGGCCGTCCGCGAGAAGATCGGACACGGCGAGTCCGCCCGGTCCGTGATCTGCCACTCCATGGACGACGTGCTCAAGGGCGTCGACACGCTCGGCGGCTACCCCGTCGTCGTGCGCCCCTCCTTCACCATGGGCGGCGCCGGCTCCGGCTTCGCCCACGACGAGGAGGAGCTGCGCCGCATCGCCGGCCAGGGCCTCACGCTCTCCCCGACCACCGAGGTGCTCCTGGAGGAGTCCATCCTCGGCTGGAAGGAGTACGAGCTGGAGCTGATGCGCGACAGGAACGACAACGTCGTGGTCGTCTGCTCCATCGAGAACTTCGACCCGATGGGCGTCCACACCGGCGACTCGATCACCGTCGCGCCCGCGATGACGCTGACCGACCGCGAGTACCAGCGGCTGCGGGACATCGGCATCGCGATCATCCGCGAGGTCGGCGTCGACACCGGCGGCTGCAACATCCAGTTCGCTGTGGACCCGGCCGACGGCCGCATCATCGTCATCGAGATGAACCCGCGCGTCTCCCGCTCCTCGGCCCTCGCGTCGAAGGCCACCGGCTTCCCGATCGCCAAGATCGCCGCCAAGCTGGCCGTCGGCTACACGCTCGACGAGATCCCGAACGACATCACCGAGAAGACGCCGGCCTCCTTCGAGCCGACCCTCGACTACGTGGTCGTCAAGGCTCCGCGGTTCGCCTTCGAGAAGTTCCCGTCCGCCGACTCCACGCTGACCACGACCATGAAGTCGGTCGGCGAGGCCATGGCCATCGGCCGGAACTTCACCGAGGCGCTCCAGAAGGCGCTGCGGTCCCTGGAGAAGAAGGGCAGCCAGTTCACGTTCGTCGGCGACCCCGGCGACAAGGCCGCTCTGCTGGCAGAGGCCGTCCGGCCCACCGACGGGCGCATCAACTCCGTCATGCAGGCCATCCGCGCCGGCGCCACGCCCGAGGAGATCTTCGACGCGACGAAGATCGACCCGTGGTTCGTGGACCAGCTCTTCCTGCTCAAGGAGGTCGCGGACGAGCTGGCCGCCGCCGACAAGCTGGAGCCGGAGCTGCTCGCCGAGGCCAAGCGCCACGGCTTCTCCGACGTCCAGATCGGCGAGATCCGCGGGCTGCGCGAGGACGTCGTACGCGAGGTGCGGCACGCGCTGGGCGTACGGCCGGTCTACAAGACGGTCGACACCTGCGCCGCCGAGTTCGCCGCGAAGACGCCGTACTTCTACTCCTCCTACGACGAGGAGAGCGAGGTCGCGCCGCGCGAGAAGGCCGCGGTGATCATCCTGGGCTCCGGCCCGAACCGCATCGGCCAGGGCATCGAGTTCGACTACTCCTGCGTCCACGCCTCCTTCGCGCTGAGCGACGCGGGCTACGAGACCGTGATGGTCAACTGCAACCCCGAGACCGTCTCCACGGACTACGACACCTCCGACCGCCTGTACTTCGAGCCGCTCACCCTCGAGGACGTGCTGGAGATCGTCCACGCCGAGACGCTGGCCGGACCGATCGCGGGCGTCATCGTCCAGCTCGGCGGCCAGACCCCGCTGGGCCTGGCGCAGGCGCTCAAGGACAACGGCGTGCCGGTCGTGGGCACCCCGCCCGAGGCCATCCACGCCGCCGAGGACCGCGGCGCCTTCGGCCAGGTGCTCGCCGAGGCCGGGCTGCCCGCGCCGAAGCACGGCACCGCCACCACCTTCGCCGGCGCCAAGGCCATCGCGGACGAGATCGGCTACCCCGTCCTCGTCCGCCCGTCGTACGTCCTGGGCGGACGCGGCATGGAGATCGTGTACGACGAGACGCGGCTCGCCTCCTACATCGCCGAGTCGACCGAGATCAGCCCGTCCCGGCCGGTCCTGGTCGACCGCTTCCTGGACGACGCGATCGAGATCGACGTGGACGCCCTGTACGACGGCCACGAGCTGTACCTCGGCGGTGTCATGGAGCACATCGAGGAGGCCGGTATCCACTCCGGCGACTCGGCGTGCGCGCTGCCCCCGATCACGCTCGGCGGCTTCGACATCAAGCGCCTGCGCACCTCCACCGAGGCCATCGCCAAGGGTGTCGGCGTGCGCGGACTGATCAACATCCAGTTCGCGATGGCCGGCGACATCCTGTACGTCCTGGAGGCCAACCCGCGTGCCTCGCGCACGGTCCCCTTCACCTCGAAGGCGACCGCGGTGCCGCTCGCCAAGGCCGCCGCCCGCATCTCGCTGGGCGCGACCGTCGCCGAGCTGCGCGCCGAGGGACTGCTGCCGGCCGTCGGCGACGGCGGGGAGCTGCCGATGGACGCGCCGATCTCCGTCAAGGAGGCCGTCATGCCGTGGTCGCGCTTCCGCGACGTCCACGGCCGCGGCGTGGACACCATCCTCGGCCCGGAGATGCGCTCCACCGGCGAGGTCATGGGCATCGACTCGGTGTTCGGCACGGCGTACGCCAAGTCCCAGGCGGCCGCCTACGGGCCGCTGCCGACCAAGGGCCGCGCCTTCATCTCCGTCGCCAACCGCGACAAGCGCTCGATGATCTTCCCGGCGCGCGAGCTCGTCGCCCACGGCTTCGAACTGTTCGCCACCTCCGGCACGGCCGAGGTGCTCAGGCGCAACGGCATCAACGCCACCGTCGTGCGCAAGCAGTCCGAGGGCGTGGGCCCGAACGGCGAGAAGACGATCGTCCAGCTCATCCACGAGGGCGGCGTCGACCTCATCGTCAACACGCCGTACGGCACCGGGGGCCGCCTCGACGGCTACGACATCCGTACGGCGGCCGTGGCCCGCTCCGTGCCCTGCCTGACGACGGTCCAGGCGCTCGCCGCGGCCGTCCAGGGCATCGACGCGCTCAACGGCGGCGACGTGGGCGTGCGCTCCCTGCAGGAACACGCCGAGCATCTGACCGCGGCCCGCGGCTAG